The Gordonia mangrovi genome includes the window GAGCACTGATCGTCGACGGCCGGGACGTGAACGCCATGGTGGCCTCGGCGGCGAGTCCGGCGGTGGCCACGGCGATCTCGACGGTTGGCACACGCGTGTCGCAGACTGTCGGCGGGTCGTCGCAGACCGTCGACATCCGATCGTTCCCGCCCGACGACCCGAAGGGGGCCGGGCTCGCGGCCGGTGCCCTGCCGCTCGCGCTGGGCGGCTGGATCAGCGCGATGGTCATCATGCTGCTGATCCACACGCCCGGTGCGCGGGTGCTCACCGCGCTCGGGGTCTCGGTGGTCGGTGGGCTCGCGCTGGTGGCTACGCTCACGTATGTGATCGGCACCTTCGACGGCAGCTACTGGGTCACCAGTCTCGCCGCGATGTTGGGGATCGCCGCAACGTGTTTCGCTGTCCTGGGGCTGCGTGAGCTGCTCGGCGGGGCCGGGCTGGGCATCGCTGCGATCCTGCTGATCTTCCTCGGGAACCCGCTGTCGGGGTTGGCAAGTGCACCCGAGATGCTACCGACGCCGTGGGGTCAGATCGGGCAGCTCCTACCGCCGGGGGCCACCGGAACGATGCTGCGCGACGTCGCCTTCTTCAACGGGAACGGAGCGCTGCACTCGATCGGTGTGCTGCTGTGCTGGTTGGTCGGTGGCCTGGCGTTCTACCTCCTCGGTGTCTGGCGTAACCGCAGCTCGAACGAGGTGGACACCGACGAGTTCCATATCGGCCGGCACGCGGCAGATGAGCCGTCCGTGACCAGTTGAGTGGTCGCGGCGGGTCGGGACTCGTTGATGGACAGCCGACGGTCGTGGTGGCATCACCGCATCTCGCCGGCCCCCTCATACGGGTTCAGGCTCAGCAACAGATCGCCCTCGGCGAATCGGGAGTGCCGGAAGTCTCGGGGGTCGACGTTCTTCAGCGTCGTGGAGCCGCTGAGCAGCAGATCGGCGACGAGTTTGCCGACGGCGGGGGAGATCTTGAAGCCGTGACCGGAGAATCCGGTCGCCAGGAACAGCCCGTCGACCGGCGCGGGGCCGATGATCGGGTTGTAGTCCGGCGTCACGTCGTAGGCGCCGACATAGCTGCTGGTGATCCGCGGATCCGGCATGTCGGGCAGGCGATGCCCCGCCTTCATGATGATCTTGTCGATGGTGGACTCGTCGGCGCGGTTGATGTAGTTGTCCGGATCGATGTACTGCGGCGCAGAGTGATCCGAGTTCCCCATCAGCAGTTCGCCGTTGGGTTCGCGACAGATGTAGGACAGGCCCGCCAGATCGGAGAGCACCGGCACCACCGGGGTCGGCTCGCCCTGATCGATCAGCACGAGCTGCGCGCGCTGTGCGCGCACGTCGACCGGCACGCCGACCGGCTCGGTGAGTGCCGGGGTCCACGGGCCGGCCGCGACGATCACCGTGTCGGCGTAGATGGTGTCCCCGTTGGCCAGTGCGGCGCCGACGACGCGTCCGTCGTCACCTTGCAGGAGCTCGGTCACCGTCGTCGACTGGCGGACCTTCACGCCGAGCTTGCGGGCCGCGGCAGCGAACGCCATGCCGGCCATATAGGCCTCACCACGCCCGCCGAGCGGCTCGTAGGCGAAGGCGGCGAAGTCGTCGAGGTGCAGACCCGGCCACAGCTCGGCCATCGTGTCGTGGCCGATGAAGTCGACGTCGATGCCGAGACCTTGCATCATCTCGACGTTCGCGCGCAACGGGCCGACGTTGTTCTCGCCGACACCGACCACGTAACCACATTGCTGGAAAGCCATGTCGTCACCGAACAATTCCGTTGCGCGGGTGAAGATGTCGACGCCGTACCAGCTCATCGCGGCCAGCGACGGGTTGCCGTAGTGGCAACGGACGACGCCGCTGGACTTGCCGGTCATCCCGGAGCACAGCGTGTCCCGTTCGACGACGAGGACGTCGGTCTCGCCCTGATCGGCCAGCGACCAGGCGATGGCGAGGCCTTCGAGGCCGCCGCCGACGATGAGGAAACGTGTGGTGGTGGGGGTCATGGGTGAGTTCACTTTCCGTGGGTCAAGGGTGGGGTAGAGGTGTGTTTCAGGGCTGGGTCAGCAGATCCGCGAGAACGGTGGCGAGGGTGTCGCCGCCGGCATCGGCGTCAGGGTCCTCGACGTACTCTTCGGGGGAGTGCGAGATGCCGGTGGGGTTGCGGACGAACAGCATCGCCGTGGGGATCTCCTCTTTGAGAACGCCGGCGTCGTGACCGGCGCCGGTCGGCAGGATCGGGGCGTCGGGCAGGATGTCGGAGAGCCGACCGCGCAGGCCGGGATGGAAGTCCACCCGTGGACTCATCGACGCCTCGGTCAGCGTCACCGAGCAGCCCTCGGCCCCAGCATGCTCGCGGGCGACGGCAGCGATGTCGGCGACCAGCGCGGCCACCACGGCGTCGTCGGAATGGCGGACGTCGAGCCAGACATCGACCCGTGATGCGATCACGTTGCTGCCACCCGGAATCGGATCGAGTTTACCGACGGTGGCGCGGGCACCATCGACGGCCCGGCCGAGTCGTCGTACGTCCAGAACCGTTGCGGCGGCGGCGAGCATGGGGTCGCGGCGCCCGTCCATCAGGGTGGTGCCGGCGTGATTGCCTTGGCCGCTGAACGACAGTCGCCACCGTCCGTGGCCGAGGATCGACGACCCGATCGCGATGGCCCGGTCCTGATCGATCAGACCGCGACCCTGCTCGACATGCAGTTCCACGAAGCAGCCGATCTGCGACAGTCGCTCGTCGTCACGACCCATGCCGGCCGGATCGAGTCCGTTGCGGGCCGCGAGGTCGGCGAAGGTGGTGCCGTCGGCGTCGGTGAGCGCGGCAGCCCGTTGGGGGGTGACCGCGCCGGTCATCAACTGCGAACCCAGGCAGGCCAATCCGTAGCGTGAGCCCTCCTCCTCGGGGAAGACCGCCAGCGCGAGGGGACGCTCGGGCATCACCGAACCGGCCTGCAGGGAGTCGATGGCGGCGAGCGCGGACGCGACACCGAGCGGGCCGTCGAAGGCGCCGCCGCCGGGAACCGAATCGAGGTGGCTACCGGTGACCACCGCGTCGGTGAGGGGGAGCCGGGCAGGGTTCCACCACGCCCAGATGATGCCGTTGCGGTCCTGCTCGATGTCCAGTGATCGTGCGCGGGCCGCTGCGATGAACCATTCTCGAAGCTCGAGCTCGGCAGCGGAGTACACCGGCCGGCTGTAACCGCCACGGGCGCTGTCGGTGCCGATGTCGGCGATCTCGGCGAGCAGACCGCTCACCGAGGTCGTGTGGGTGATGGATTCGGTCATGGATTCTCCTCGGAGTGCAGCCGGACGGCGGCGACAGTTGCGGCACCACGGATCTGGGGTGTCAGATCGGTGAGAACGACAGTGTCCCAGCGGCGCAATTGCTGCTGATCGATGATGAGGTGGCCGGCGAGCACCACCAGCGCGACGGTGTCGTCGGTAACGGCATCGACCGTGCCTCGGACGTGGCGGAGGGTGAGCGTGCCGTCGCACGTGGCGCGCTGCATCATCAGGTTGAGCAGTCGTGTCGGCCGCCGGATGGGGGTGGCGGACACGATGTCCTCGCCCGCGAAAGTCACGCGGTCGAGAAGCGCCAGGGTGTGCGTCGTGTCGTTGACGGTGAGTTCCACCGGGTCGTTGCCCACGACGACGGCCGTTCGATCCATTCCGGGGAACTGTGAGAACCGACAGGAAGAGTCGATGTCGGCGATGCTCAGGGTCCAGTCCGGGCCGTCGGCGGGGCCGCCGGTGACGATTCGCCGGGTGACGCCGCCGCCGTTGCGCCATGGCGTGGCGGCGAGGTCTGCCGCGCGCACGATTCGGACGGGTATGTCGGAGCGTTGGAGGGGTGGGGCGTGGTCGATCGTCATTTCGGTGTCCGTCCGCTGAAAGTCAGTGCACTTCCAGTAGACGGTGCTGATTAACAAAACTCCAATACGTATTTGACGATAACTATTCTGATGGAGAGAATAATGCGATGGAGCTGCGTCACCTTCGGTATTTCCGCGTGCTTGCCGACGAACTGCACTTCGGACGGGCGGCCGCTCGGCTGCACATCTCCCAACCGCCGCTGACCGCACACATCAAAGAACTGGAGCGGGAGGTCGGCGCGCGGCTTTTCGATCGCACCACGCGGCGCGTGGCGTTGACTGGGGCCGGGGAGGTGTTCGCCGAGAGGGTCGATGCGTTGCTCGATGACCTCGACGATGCGGTACTCGAAGCCCGTGACCATGCAGAGGGGCGGCGCGGGCGCATTCGGGTCGGCTTCGTCAGTTCGGCGAGCGGGACGGTGCTGCCGCCGGGGTTGCGGATCTTCCGCGAGATCCACCCGATGGTCCGCGTGGATCTGTCTCCGCTGACAACTCGGGAGCAGCTCGATGCTCTGACGGCAGGGTCTCTCGACGTCGGGCTGATCCGATCCGGGGGAGCCGACCCCGGGTTGACGGTGGAACCGCTGTTCGCCGAGCCGATGGTCGCGGTCGTCCCGGTGGAGCACGCGCTTGCCTCACATGAGAGCATCGACGTCGACGACCTCGTCGACGAGCGGCTCATCCTGTTCCCCAACGACCTCATGCCGGCGTATGTGGCGCAGATCTGGGCCCTGTTCGCCACCGTCGGCGCCGAGCCCCTGGTGGTGCAGGAGGCTATCCATCACGAGACCGTGGTCGGCTTGGTGTCGGCGGGTGTCGGGATTTCCATCCTGCCGGCATCGGTGGGACGGTTCCGGCCGGCCGATGTGGTGATCCGGACCATCAACAATGCGCCGACCACGGAGCTGTTGATCGCGCGTCCGACCGATCTTGCGAAGCCGGCCGTCGACGGGTTCGTTGAATGTCTGCGGGCCGCGCAGCGGGTGGACGCCTGACCAAAGTGCAGCGACTGGCCACTACCGATACACTTTGTTCCCTGTCATGAATCGGGAACGTGGCGAGGATTCGTGACGAAGGAGAACACCGTGGGTAGATCTGTCCGAATCGACGAGGGTCCCTGGAGCGGTGCGCCTTTTGTGGTGCGTGTCCGACGCTCGGGGCAGCTCGGCATCATCGAGCGAGGGACGCCTGACGATGTGCCCGTCGAACTGGTCCGACTGGCTACCGCGATGTTCCGGACGTCCCTGACGAAGTGCAGTTTCCTCTGGCGCCCCAACTCCGATGCCATGTTGTGTCGGGTCACCGTGGAACTGCACACCGACGGCAGTGTCGATCACGTTCTCCTCGCTGGTGAACAGATCACCGAGCTTCCGCACGGCCTGTCGGGTCGCGAACTCGAAGTGCTCACTCTCCTTGTCACCGGACGCGGAAACGTGCAGGTGGCCGAGGACCTGTTCATCTCGGACCGGACTGCGGCATCGCACATCAAGAACGTCCTTCAGAAACTGGGAATGCCGACGAGAACGGCCGCCGCCACGTATGCGCTCGACGCGGGTCTGCTGCAGGTGCCGCTGCCGGGCGCCACCGAGTACTACGCCAAGTTGTCTGTCGGTCGACTCGTGCGCGCCGCGGCGGTAGACCAGTCGAGCACCGTTTCCACGCACCGCCGCCCGTCGGCGCCGGGGATCATCCACCGGCGGCGTCGCAAGCTCGTGGTCGGGGCTGCGGTCCCGCGCACCGGCCTCGGTCGCGACGACGGACGCGAGATGCTCAACGGACTTCAGCTCGCCATGGATGAGATCAACGCGGCCGGCGGTGTTCGAGGGCGTGAGGTCAAACCGCTGTTGGTCGATGTCGACGTCACGTCATCGGTGTCGGTGAGGTCGGCATTCGATCAGCTTCTCAGCGGCGGCGCCGACGTACTGACCTCGGGGTATCTCGCGGCCCAGGACGTCGCTCACGAGATCGCCGGCGACTCCGGAATCCCGTATCTGCACGCAGCCACCAGCGGCGTCATGGAACGCGCTGTCCAAAATGACCTGGGACGCTTCGGCCATGTGTTCCAGGTCTGTGCCAGCGACACGAGCTATGCGCCGGCCTTCGTCTCGTACATGCAGTCGCTGTGCGATGCCGGCCACTGGCGTAGTCCCTCGAAACGTCTTGTGGTGCTGCAAAAGAACTGGAGTCACGTCGACTTCGGTGTCTCGGCAGCCGCCTCGCTGGCCGAGGAGTCGGGCTGGCAGCTCGAGGTGGTGCCCGTCACCGGTTCGAATGCTGATGGCGGATGGGCCCGGGCCGTACAACAGGCATTGACCGAACCCGCGGCCGCGGTGATGATCGGCAGCTACTTCGTCGAGGACGTCGAGCAAGCGGTTCTGGCCTTGCACGACTCCGGTTCGCCAACGCTCGCATATGCAATCTATGCACCCTCCGTGCCGGCGTTCCGGGACCGCCTCGGTGCTGCCGCCGAAGGAGTCCTCTGGGCGACGATGACCGGGACCTATTCGGACACTCGCGGTGTGGCGTTCAGCCGCCGCTACACTCGCCGCTTCGGTGTCCGCCCGGGACGCTCGCACGCCGGCCTCGCCTACGATCGCATGCACCGCATCGCGTTGGCGTGGCGGATGTCGGAGGATCTCACCGATCCCGGCGAGGTGGCCACGGCGTTGCGGTCGCATCCCTATCGAGGGGTGAACGGCACCTACAACTTCGACACGCCCGGGCAGGCGGCGCAGGGCTTTGCGGGTCCTGTCGGTGATCCCTCGCTGGCCCAACCGCAATTGATCTTCCAGATCCAGGACGGCGCCCAGGTGATCGTGAGTGGGGGACCGTTCACGACCGGAGAGTTCCGTCTGCCCGGGAGTCTCGAGATGTCCTCCGGTCGCTAGTCGATTCGCTTCAGCAGTTCCCGGGTGAACTCGGCGGTGCCGGCCGAACCGCCGATGTCGCGGGTGCGTATCCCGTCGACGAACAGCGCGCGCACGGCGTCCAGGATCTCGGTCGCCGCCTCGCGGTGTCCGAGGTGCTCGAGCATCATCGCCGCGGACCATATGGCACCCACCGGATTGGCGAGATCGCGTCCGGCGATGTCGGGGGCCGATCCGTGCACCGGTTCGAACATCGAGGGGAATTCGCGCTCCGGGTTGAGGTTGCCCGACGGCGCGATCCCGATCGAACCCGCAACCGCGGCAGCGAGGTCGGAGAGCACATCGCCGAAGAGGTTGGATGCGACGATGACGTCGAAAGCGGCCGGCTCCAGAACGATCTTGGCCGCCAGCGCGTCGATGTGTTCACTGCGGAGCGCGACGCCGGGGTGATCCTCGGCGACCTCCGACACGACCTCGTCCCAAAACGGCATCGTGTGGACGATCCCGTTCGATTTCGTCGCCGATGTGACACGTCCGCGTCGGCCGGCGGCCAGACCGAAAGCGTACTCGGCGACTCTGGAGATTCCTGGCCTGGTGAAGACCGCTGTCTGGATGGCCTGTTCGGAGGCTAGTCCCCGATTCATCCGTCCGCCGATCTCGGAGTACTCGCCCTCGACGTTCTCCCGGACGATGACGAAGTCCACCCCGTCAACGCGAGTGGCGTCCTTCGCGGCGGTCAGGGGTGAACGCACACCATCGAAGACCATGATCGGCCGCAGGTTCACATACTGGTGGAACGCCCGTCGGAGGGGAATCAGCAAACCCCAGAGGGAGATACTGTCCGGTACCCCCTGCCAGCCGACGGCGCCGAGCAGAATCGCGTCGTGACCGCGAATCGTATCGATGCCGTCGGTGGGCATCATAGCCCCCTCATGCACGTAACGCTGGCACGACCAGTCGAACTCATCGAAGTCGAAGGTGATCCCATGGCGGTGGCCGATGGCCTGCAGGACTGCGGCCGCGGGCGGAACGACCTCGGCGCCGATTCCGTCACCGGGGATCAGTGCGATCCGGTACCCCACGCGGGTCATCGGGTCGGCGCCTCGTCGCTCGCCGCGGAACGCAGGACGATACGTCGTGCGACAACGGATTCCACCGCTTCTCGGCTGTACGCCAACTGGAAGGCCGTGTCTGATTGCCAGGCAGGCAACAGATCGGCGTAGTGATCCGAACGCGGATCACCGGATTGGCCGGGCGAATTGAGTACCAGACTGCTGTCCCACTCTCCGACGTCGACGGCGATCCGGAAGCTCGACCCCATCACGGCGTTGAACTCTGCGTCGTACCCGGTGAGTCCCACTGTGTCGCCGCTGCCGGAGCGCGGAACGGGTGCCAACTCACCCCATTCGGAAGGTGTGTTCGGTGTCTTGGACAAGACCGCATGTCGCAATGTGGTCCGGTGAAGCGCTCCCCACTGCCAGCGGTCTCGGTCCGGACCAAGGAGGTCCGCGATTTCGGCGAGGGCGGACGGCAACGTCTCGGCGACCCCTTTGCCGAGGAGTTGAAGATCCCCGTCGTCGTTCTGGTCGAATGACGCGACCATGCGCAGGTCGGGCCTGATATCGGAAAACAGTGTGTCTGCCCGTAGCAGTCGGTGACGCCCCGCCGCCGCGTTTTCCGCCGGAACACCAAGGCGCTGGAAGCACGTGTCGACCAGCCACGGCCGGAAGTGTCGTCGCTGCCAGACCTGGAAGATCAGTGCCGCACGCGAATCGATGGACTCGGTCCCGTCCCACTCCTGCAGCTCCCGCCACTCCGTGGCAAACCCCTCCGGCGTGGCGACACCGGAGAGTGCTTCCAGCAACCGGCGTCCATGAACATTGTCGGCGTTGGACTGCATGTTGATGCTGGACTCCACATCCAGCGGCGCACCGCTGGTGAACCACGCGCGCAAACGTTCATGGCGCGCACTCGAATACCAATCCACCGTGGTCGGCAGTGCCACGCTGTCGTGGACGTCGGGCACGTTGTTCTGGTTCGACGTGGTGAACCAGCCGCTCTCGGGATTGACCGCCGATGGGAGCTCGTCAACGGACGCGAATCCGTCCCATTCGAATGTGCCGTCTCCCGGGACCGGCCTCGAACCATCCCAACCCACGCGGCGTGGCACCAAGGCGCTGGCTTGCCAACCGATGTCGCCGTCCTTGCTGGCGTACACCATGTTCACTCCGGGCGCGCCCCAACGACGTAACGCACGGCGGAACTCGTCGGCGTCCGCGGCGTCCTGATACTCGAGGCTGGCGAGGTAGGGGGCCATTCCCGGCTCCAACCAGACCGCTCGTATCGCCACGACCCTCCGCGCATCCAGATCCGTGTACACGACCGGTCCGTGGCGGGTATACGAGAGTTGGTGGACGACATCGGCTTCTCCGGCAACCGGCGACGATTCCTCGACGACCTCGAACTTCTCCCAGCCGCCCCGGTATCGATAGCGGGAATCGTCGGTGGGATGCAGCTCGTAGATGTACATGTCCTCGTGATCGACCGGCCAGATCGTCAGGCCGAAGGCGACACGTCCGTTGTGTCCGATCGAGATTCCCGGCAGGTTGGGTTCTCCGGCGCCGATGACGCTGAGCCCGGGCGCCTCGAGGTGGGCGAGATAGCGCAATGCCGGCAGGGTGACGGCCCGGTGCGGATCGTTGGCCATCACCGGTCGGCCCGACGCCGACAACCACGGCGCGATCACCCAGTTGTTGCTGCCGGAGGGCGTCGACACCTCCGACGCAGTCGCCGTGCCGAAGTCGACCGGCGCAAAGGCCTCACGGTAAACGTCGAGGACCTCATCGCGAAGGTGGGCGTAGAGGCTCACATCCGCATCGTCGAGCTCACCCGCCGGCTCGCGTACCGATCGGAACTCTTCCCCCGGGGCCCCCAGGTCGCGCAGGGTGAGTGCGCGGGCGAGTTCCTGTTCGACGTTGTACAGCAGTCCGTGCGTCCGGATGCGTACGACGTCCTCGGGGCGCCAGTACGCCGGAAGGAACCCGAGCGCACCGAACTCCGGCGGCAGCCGCCGTTCCGGATCTTGCAGAGCCCAGGACACGTAGGCATTCACTCCGGCCACGAATGCGCTCACGGTCTCCTCGGCATCGGTGCTGTAGGAGAGCCATTCCGAGCGCATGTCGCCGCGATAGAGGAACAGACGGGTCGCGCGGTCCTGTGACACATACTCGGGCCCGAGAACCTCGGCCAGCAAACCCAATCCGCGCCGCCGCCACAGATCGATCTGGAAGAGCCTGTCTCGTGCGGCATGGAAGCCCTGGGCGACAAAGGCATCCATTCGTGTGGTCGCGTAGACGTGGGGAATGCCCCACGTGTCGACGAGGATCTCCACGTCGTCGGTCAAGTCGGATACGCAATATTCGTCTTGCCGAGGGTCGCTCCGGTCGGCAGTCAGCGGTTGCGGGTCGCTGTGGGCGGTGGGGTTCATCGACGCTCCTCCGAAGGGCAGTTGGGAATCGTCCCCCGGGCGGCCCGGTTTGAGGGCCGCCCGGGGTCACGAGTTGGTGGTCAGACCCAGCCGGATTCGGCGGGAGTCGGTTCGACACCGCGCAAGTCGGGTAGTTCGAAGAGTTTCTGGTCCTCCTCGTCGGGAACCCAGGCCTTCGCGATCTCCTCGAGGGTTGCGAACCAGACACCCTCGTGACCGGCGATGTAGCCGAGCAACTCCTCGTACCACATGAGATGGTGTGGCTGCCCGATGATCTGCGGGTGCACGCAGGTCGCGAAGACGGGGTTTTCCTCTCGTTGATACCCGAAGTCGAAGATGTCCTTCCACCGTTGCAGGATGGTGCGAGAGTCTTGCATCCCCGCTTGGGTCCCGGTGTACGCGAGCGGTGGGAAGTCGTCGAGGTACCAGCTCACCGGGATCTCGAGCACTCGGCTCGCGCGTCCGGCGACATTGGCCTTCTCCCAATTGATCTGCCAGCGCTGCGGATGATACGGGTGGTAGTCGCGTCCCATCAGGCTGGTGTCGTAGATCATGCCGGTGTCCTCGAGGATGTCCAGCGTGCTCTCGCTGTAGTCCCAGTACGGGGATCGGTATCCGACGGGGCGGACTCCGAGCACGTTCTTGAAGGTGTCGAAGGCGAGGTCGACGAGCCGGCGTTCGGTGTCGGCGGAGATCATCGTCGGGTTCTCATGGTAGTAGCCGTGATGGCCGAACTCGTGGCCGTTGTCGGCGACGGCCTTGCATTCTTCGGTGAAGGTGTCGACCGAGTGTCCCGGTACGAACCAGGTGGTCCGGACGTCGAACTGCTTGTACAGGTCCAGGAGTCGTGGCACGCCGACCTTCGCGCCGAACTCGCCGCGCGACATGAATGACGGCGTGGGACGGTTGAATCCGCCCAACCACAGACATTGCGCGTCGAAGTCGGTGCCCAGGCTGACGGCGATCTTCTTCCCGGGCGGCAGTTGCAGGTGTCCCATGATGTGTTTCCTATCTTCTCTGTTCGAATAGACATTGCGACGCTCGATGGCGCCGGTCGGTCAGATGCTGGCGCCGCCGTCGATGGTCATCTCGGCGCCGTTGACGTAGCTGCTCTGGTCGGATGCGAGAAACGCGGTGACCTCGGCAAGTTCGACGACCGAACCCCGGCGTCCCAGCGGGGTCACGGTCTCGATACTCGAGTTCAACTCCTCGGAGTTCTCCAGCAGCATTGTCGTGTCGATGAAGCCCGGATGCGTCGAGTTGACCCGCACACCATGCGGACCGAACTCGCGTGCGGCGTACTTGGTCATTCCGCGCACGGCCCACTTGGTGGTGCCGTAAGCGGCGTGGCCGGGGAGTGCGCCCAGACCGGAGATGGACGAGACGTTGATGATCGACCCGCCACCCGAGTCGCGCATCGCCGGGAAAGCCGCCTGCATGCCGAGGAATACGCCGAGTTGATTGATGCGGTAATGGAAGTCGAGCAGCTCGAGTGTGGTGTCCTCGATCATCGCGCGCTTGTAGACGCCGGCATTGTTGACCAGGATGTCGAGGCGACCGTGGGTGGTCACCGTGTCGGTGATCACCGTCTTCCACGCGTCGGCGTCGGAGACGTCCAGGTGTGCGTAGGTGGCGGCCTCGCCGAGCTTCTCGGCGAGCTCCTGGCCGAGGTCATCGGCGATATCGGCGATGACGACATGTGCGCCCTCGTCGACGAAGAGTTGGGCCTGTGCGGCCCCCATCCCCTGAGAGCCACCGGTGATGATGGCGACTTTCCCGCTGAGCAGGTCGGACATGTTGGGTCCTTTCATTCGTTGTTGCACTGTCAAATCCGCGCAGACTCGCGTTGGTGCGAGACTGCGGCGTCCGTAGCGGCGATGACGAGGGCCGCGGCCCCGATGGCGAGGGCCAGGCCCTGCACCGCGTTCGTGAAGCCGATGACATCGGCAAGTGCGCCGGCCCCCAGCAGAGGAAGTGCGATACCGCAGTACATGGCCAGGTAGTAGGTCGAGATGGCCGCGGCGCGTCTGCCATCGGGAGCGATCCGGTCCGCCGCCGTGAGTGTGATCGGGAACAGCAGTCCGTTGGCCATCCCCACCAGTGCTGCCGACACGAACAGCAAGCCGAGATTCGTGAGTGCGACGGCCGCAGCGAGACAACCTGATCCGACGGCAAGCGCTGCGGCACCCCAACGGGGGCCAGACACCCGTCGGCCGACAGTGAGCTGCGCCAGGCCACTGATCACGTAGCACCCGGCAGCAACTGCTGCCCCGACTTCGATGGAATCTTCGGCTCCTGAACCCACCAGGCGTGGGCCCACACCGGCGTAGACAGCCATCCCGGCGAAGGTGACTGCGGCGATCGCGAGAACGCCGATGAATCGCCCGCGACCGGTCGAAGGGATAACCAGAGGCACTCGAAAGAGTGAGTGCTGTGTGCGATATCGTTCTGCCCGAAAGAGCATCGTCAGGGCCCACGCCATGCAGGGCAGCATTGCGCCCAGATAGGCGTACCACACCACGGTGACCCCTCGGTCGACGAGGAAGCCGCCGAGCACAAGGCCCACCGCGATACCGGTCGTTGTCGCGATACTGATCAACCGCGATCGCCAGGTCGCCGACACCCGGGTGGTTGCCAGCGTCGCAGCCGTCGCCCCGGGGATCAGGCCGGCGGCGAGACCTTGCAGAACGCGTCCCACCGTCAGCGTCGCTGCGGAGTCGGCGAACAGATTGACGACACCACCGGCGGTCGCGATCACGACTGCCGCCGCCACCACCGGCCTCGGACCGTACACATCGGCGGCCTGCCCGAGGAGCAGGAGCGCGATGACCACGCCCGCGACATAGGCGACGAACAGCGCCGTCGTCGTCGTCTCGGAGAGGTTCCACTGCTCCTGGTAGGTCGGCAGCAGTGGTGTCGCCACCGTGACGCCGGCGAACACTACGGTCATCGTCACCGTCGCCGCACCCGCGTCCAACCGGCCTGTGTGTGAACGATTCTCGACAGGCGAGATCACGCAGGCACCTGCTGGGTCGCGGGGGTGACGCCGCCGCGGGCCGATCGGCGTCGGGAACGTGCGGTGACCAGCATGCGAATGAGATCCGGGGCGGTGGCGATCGTCACGGCCAACAACAGGATGCCGGTGACCACGTTGGTCATCCAGTCCGCGGTGCCCAGGATCGCGAGGGTCTCGCGCACGGTCGCGTACGCGGCCAACCCGGCGAGCATTCCCCACGCCGACCCTCGGCCACCCGAGAGTGAGACTCCCCCGAGCAGGACAGCGATGGTGGCGAAGATCAGCGGGGTGAGTCCGAGGTTCGGATTGGCCGTCGACAGGCCATAGGCGGCCAGTCCGCCACCCAGCGACGACAGGACTCCGGAGGCGACGAGAGTGCCGAGCAGCACCATGTTGACCCGCACTCCCGCGATGCGGGCGCCTCGCCGGTCGCCGCCGACGGCGCGTAGCTCCATTCCCAGCGTCGTCTGCC containing:
- a CDS encoding ABC transporter substrate-binding protein, giving the protein MGRSVRIDEGPWSGAPFVVRVRRSGQLGIIERGTPDDVPVELVRLATAMFRTSLTKCSFLWRPNSDAMLCRVTVELHTDGSVDHVLLAGEQITELPHGLSGRELEVLTLLVTGRGNVQVAEDLFISDRTAASHIKNVLQKLGMPTRTAAATYALDAGLLQVPLPGATEYYAKLSVGRLVRAAAVDQSSTVSTHRRPSAPGIIHRRRRKLVVGAAVPRTGLGRDDGREMLNGLQLAMDEINAAGGVRGREVKPLLVDVDVTSSVSVRSAFDQLLSGGADVLTSGYLAAQDVAHEIAGDSGIPYLHAATSGVMERAVQNDLGRFGHVFQVCASDTSYAPAFVSYMQSLCDAGHWRSPSKRLVVLQKNWSHVDFGVSAAASLAEESGWQLEVVPVTGSNADGGWARAVQQALTEPAAAVMIGSYFVEDVEQAVLALHDSGSPTLAYAIYAPSVPAFRDRLGAAAEGVLWATMTGTYSDTRGVAFSRRYTRRFGVRPGRSHAGLAYDRMHRIALAWRMSEDLTDPGEVATALRSHPYRGVNGTYNFDTPGQAAQGFAGPVGDPSLAQPQLIFQIQDGAQVIVSGGPFTTGEFRLPGSLEMSSGR
- a CDS encoding LysR substrate-binding domain-containing protein gives rise to the protein MELRHLRYFRVLADELHFGRAAARLHISQPPLTAHIKELEREVGARLFDRTTRRVALTGAGEVFAERVDALLDDLDDAVLEARDHAEGRRGRIRVGFVSSASGTVLPPGLRIFREIHPMVRVDLSPLTTREQLDALTAGSLDVGLIRSGGADPGLTVEPLFAEPMVAVVPVEHALASHESIDVDDLVDERLILFPNDLMPAYVAQIWALFATVGAEPLVVQEAIHHETVVGLVSAGVGISILPASVGRFRPADVVIRTINNAPTTELLIARPTDLAKPAVDGFVECLRAAQRVDA
- a CDS encoding NAD(P)/FAD-dependent oxidoreductase, with the translated sequence MTPTTTRFLIVGGGLEGLAIAWSLADQGETDVLVVERDTLCSGMTGKSSGVVRCHYGNPSLAAMSWYGVDIFTRATELFGDDMAFQQCGYVVGVGENNVGPLRANVEMMQGLGIDVDFIGHDTMAELWPGLHLDDFAAFAYEPLGGRGEAYMAGMAFAAAARKLGVKVRQSTTVTELLQGDDGRVVGAALANGDTIYADTVIVAAGPWTPALTEPVGVPVDVRAQRAQLVLIDQGEPTPVVPVLSDLAGLSYICREPNGELLMGNSDHSAPQYIDPDNYINRADESTIDKIIMKAGHRLPDMPDPRITSSYVGAYDVTPDYNPIIGPAPVDGLFLATGFSGHGFKISPAVGKLVADLLLSGSTTLKNVDPRDFRHSRFAEGDLLLSLNPYEGAGEMR
- a CDS encoding allantoate amidohydrolase, producing the protein MTESITHTTSVSGLLAEIADIGTDSARGGYSRPVYSAAELELREWFIAAARARSLDIEQDRNGIIWAWWNPARLPLTDAVVTGSHLDSVPGGGAFDGPLGVASALAAIDSLQAGSVMPERPLALAVFPEEEGSRYGLACLGSQLMTGAVTPQRAAALTDADGTTFADLAARNGLDPAGMGRDDERLSQIGCFVELHVEQGRGLIDQDRAIAIGSSILGHGRWRLSFSGQGNHAGTTLMDGRRDPMLAAAATVLDVRRLGRAVDGARATVGKLDPIPGGSNVIASRVDVWLDVRHSDDAVVAALVADIAAVAREHAGAEGCSVTLTEASMSPRVDFHPGLRGRLSDILPDAPILPTGAGHDAGVLKEEIPTAMLFVRNPTGISHSPEEYVEDPDADAGGDTLATVLADLLTQP
- a CDS encoding HutD/Ves family protein, whose protein sequence is MTIDHAPPLQRSDIPVRIVRAADLAATPWRNGGGVTRRIVTGGPADGPDWTLSIADIDSSCRFSQFPGMDRTAVVVGNDPVELTVNDTTHTLALLDRVTFAGEDIVSATPIRRPTRLLNLMMQRATCDGTLTLRHVRGTVDAVTDDTVALVVLAGHLIIDQQQLRRWDTVVLTDLTPQIRGAATVAAVRLHSEENP